A window of Natrinema versiforme contains these coding sequences:
- a CDS encoding LLM class oxidoreductase produces MPAGGHENAGYRRLFDSDGLTFGVGFPLTGANRSTPTVGDELGLANHAEAVGFDGLWARDVPTYWPKFGDAGQSFDTWPWLSHVAARTDEIALGTSSVVLTLRHPLHVAKSAATVDQLSDGRLVLGVASGDRDPEYPAFGVDREERGRLFRESVDALRTVWREEFPECEGQWGSLEGDLEVVPKPTTETLPLLPTGHARQSREWIAEHGDGWLFYHLPESTLESYLTDWREAAGEKPFAIAVQVELADDPTAEPEPLHLGFHAGIEWFRDYFARLADYGLDHAIIGIRNDDKEAALSTFADEIIDQL; encoded by the coding sequence ATGCCTGCCGGTGGACACGAGAACGCGGGCTACCGACGCCTGTTCGACAGCGACGGGCTGACCTTCGGCGTCGGCTTCCCGCTCACGGGGGCGAACCGCTCGACGCCGACCGTCGGGGACGAACTGGGGCTCGCGAACCACGCCGAGGCGGTCGGCTTCGACGGCCTCTGGGCCCGAGACGTCCCGACCTACTGGCCGAAGTTCGGCGACGCGGGCCAGTCCTTCGACACGTGGCCGTGGCTCTCACACGTCGCCGCCCGCACCGACGAGATCGCGCTCGGCACCTCGAGCGTCGTCCTCACGCTGCGCCATCCCCTCCACGTCGCGAAGTCCGCGGCGACGGTCGACCAGCTCTCTGACGGCCGGCTCGTCCTCGGCGTCGCCTCCGGCGACCGCGACCCCGAGTACCCCGCCTTCGGCGTCGACCGCGAGGAGCGCGGCCGGCTGTTCCGCGAGTCCGTCGACGCGCTCCGAACCGTCTGGCGCGAGGAGTTCCCGGAGTGCGAGGGCCAGTGGGGCAGCCTCGAGGGCGACCTCGAGGTGGTCCCGAAGCCGACGACCGAGACGCTCCCGCTGTTGCCCACCGGCCACGCCCGCCAGTCCCGCGAGTGGATCGCTGAGCACGGCGACGGGTGGCTGTTCTACCATCTCCCGGAGTCGACCCTCGAGAGCTATCTGACCGACTGGCGCGAGGCCGCGGGCGAGAAACCGTTTGCCATCGCGGTACAGGTCGAACTGGCCGACGACCCGACGGCCGAGCCCGAACCGCTCCACCTCGGCTTCCACGCCGGCATCGAGTGGTTCCGCGACTACTTCGCCCGGCTCGCGGACTACGGCCTCGATCACGCGATTATCGGAATCAGAAACGACGACAAAGAAGCGGCGCTGTCGACGTTCGCCGACGAGATCATCGACCAACTGTAG
- a CDS encoding MBL fold metallo-hydrolase, whose product MDVQLLGGAGEIGRSAIYIDETLLLDFGMDSGNPPAFPIGDIDPEAVVVSHGHLDHVGSVPALLSGDARPSIHWTPPTYDLTMVLARDTLKLHGGSYDCPFTEAELARVAEVSETHGYEDTFEVAGYEVTFFDAGHVPGSAHVLVDDGETRLLYTGDFHIEGQRLLAGTTARPDADVVLCESTYSDVTRRPREEIEREFAESLRTTIWEGGTVVVPAFGIGRTQEVLCLCEEYDLECYVDGMGKHVTELFLRDQNREFLRDPDLLRRAKGNARFVDGRDGQRKRIAEQNTVIVTTSGMLHGGPAMTYVPAIRSHPTNKIAMTGYQVEGTPGRDLLETGSAEIDGRMMPVSAQVEQYDFSAHADREGLRSFLEAYEDARVLVNHGDRCEAFAAELRADGYDASAPELGERIEC is encoded by the coding sequence ATGGACGTTCAGTTGCTGGGCGGTGCCGGCGAGATCGGCCGGAGCGCGATCTATATCGACGAGACGCTCTTGCTCGATTTCGGGATGGATTCGGGGAACCCACCGGCGTTCCCGATCGGCGACATCGATCCCGAGGCCGTCGTCGTCAGTCACGGCCACCTCGATCACGTCGGCTCGGTCCCGGCGCTTCTGTCGGGCGACGCGCGGCCGTCGATCCACTGGACGCCGCCGACCTACGACCTCACGATGGTCCTCGCCCGCGACACGCTGAAACTCCACGGCGGCAGCTACGACTGCCCGTTCACCGAGGCGGAACTCGCCCGCGTCGCGGAGGTCTCGGAAACCCACGGCTACGAAGACACGTTCGAGGTCGCCGGCTACGAGGTCACCTTCTTCGACGCCGGCCACGTTCCCGGGAGCGCCCACGTCCTCGTCGATGACGGCGAGACGCGACTGCTCTACACCGGCGACTTTCACATCGAGGGACAGCGGCTGCTGGCCGGCACTACCGCGCGGCCCGACGCCGACGTCGTCCTCTGTGAGAGTACCTACTCCGACGTGACGCGTCGGCCGCGCGAGGAGATCGAACGCGAGTTCGCCGAGAGTCTCCGTACGACGATCTGGGAGGGCGGCACCGTCGTCGTCCCCGCGTTCGGCATCGGCCGCACGCAGGAGGTACTCTGTCTCTGCGAGGAATACGACCTCGAGTGCTACGTCGACGGGATGGGAAAACACGTCACAGAACTCTTCTTGCGCGATCAAAACCGCGAGTTCCTGCGCGATCCGGACCTACTGCGCCGAGCGAAGGGCAACGCCCGGTTCGTCGACGGCCGCGACGGCCAGCGCAAACGGATCGCGGAACAAAACACCGTCATCGTCACCACGAGCGGGATGCTCCACGGCGGCCCGGCCATGACCTACGTCCCCGCGATCCGCTCGCACCCGACGAACAAGATCGCCATGACGGGCTATCAGGTCGAGGGCACCCCCGGACGCGACTTGCTCGAGACCGGGAGCGCCGAAATCGACGGCCGGATGATGCCGGTCAGCGCGCAGGTCGAACAGTACGACTTCTCCGCGCACGCGGACCGCGAGGGGTTGCGTTCGTTCCTCGAGGCCTACGAAGACGCGCGGGTGCTCGTCAATCACGGCGACCGCTGCGAGGCGTTCGCCGCGGAACTGCGGGCGGACGGCTACGACGCGTCCGCACCCGAACTGGGCGAGCGGATCGAGTGCTGA
- a CDS encoding SHOCT domain-containing protein, translated as MGRLSSVLLKGVGVLVLALIVLSVVGTILGIALSVIAAVLSMIVSLAIMGLFALAVVGLFSMLSGRSSPAEEPDSQRQSTDQPDPEERLRSRYVAGELEDEEFERELERLLADDRQDRTESGRASGHTTANETRRLRDR; from the coding sequence ATGGGACGACTCAGTTCCGTCCTGCTGAAGGGAGTCGGCGTGCTCGTGCTCGCGCTCATCGTACTGAGCGTCGTCGGAACGATCCTCGGGATCGCGCTCTCGGTCATCGCGGCCGTCCTCTCGATGATCGTGTCGCTCGCGATCATGGGTCTGTTCGCGTTGGCAGTCGTCGGACTATTCTCGATGCTCAGCGGTCGCTCGAGCCCCGCCGAGGAGCCGGATTCACAACGGCAGTCGACTGACCAGCCCGATCCCGAGGAACGCCTTCGCTCCCGGTACGTCGCCGGCGAACTCGAGGACGAGGAGTTCGAACGCGAACTCGAGCGGCTCCTCGCGGACGATCGACAGGACCGAACCGAGAGCGGGCGGGCGAGCGGACACACCACGGCGAACGAGACGCGGCGGCTCCGCGATCGGTAG
- a CDS encoding 30S ribosomal protein S6e: MASFTVVVGDPESGSSHQLEAEDQDANRFISKSIGDEVDGGSVGLDGYTLEITGGSDEAGRPLNEEVAGPNLKEVLMTGEQTGYKPSRDGERRRITVRGREVSDAVAQINASITERGSTDVDELLGDADDE; encoded by the coding sequence ATGGCAAGTTTCACTGTCGTTGTCGGCGACCCAGAGTCCGGGTCGTCCCACCAGCTCGAGGCGGAGGACCAGGACGCGAACCGATTCATCAGCAAGTCGATCGGCGACGAGGTCGACGGCGGCTCGGTCGGACTCGACGGCTACACGCTCGAGATCACCGGCGGCTCCGACGAGGCCGGCCGGCCGCTCAACGAGGAGGTTGCAGGGCCGAACCTGAAGGAGGTCCTGATGACCGGCGAGCAGACCGGCTACAAGCCGTCCCGAGACGGCGAGCGCCGCCGAATCACCGTCCGAGGCCGCGAGGTCTCCGACGCCGTCGCACAGATCAACGCCTCGATCACCGAGCGCGGCAGTACCGATGTCGACGAACTGCTCGGCGACGCCGACGACGAGTAA
- a CDS encoding helix-turn-helix transcriptional regulator — translation MREDTPNTESVLDELSRAATADNQSESYDLSLGSTEDGTKDIERELDELMEQVNSALPTDEVQFDEAIIKENLDEILLMLIALHEETHGKELLSDLTHLFGAQLSPGTVYPSLHNLEEDDVLSMHAKVRTKEYSIADEEYVRATVERTMVQHLAFGLLLYAFLPRL, via the coding sequence ATGCGTGAGGACACACCCAATACCGAATCCGTGCTCGACGAACTGTCGAGGGCGGCGACTGCGGACAACCAGTCGGAATCGTACGACCTCTCCCTCGGATCGACCGAGGACGGAACGAAAGACATCGAGCGCGAACTCGACGAGCTGATGGAGCAGGTAAACAGCGCGCTCCCGACCGACGAGGTCCAGTTCGACGAGGCCATCATCAAGGAGAACCTCGATGAAATCCTCCTGATGCTCATCGCGCTCCACGAGGAGACCCACGGCAAGGAACTCCTCTCTGACCTGACCCACCTCTTCGGTGCACAGCTCAGCCCGGGTACCGTCTACCCGAGCCTGCACAACTTAGAGGAAGACGACGTGCTCTCGATGCACGCCAAGGTTCGAACCAAGGAGTACTCCATCGCCGACGAGGAGTACGTCCGTGCGACCGTCGAGCGAACGATGGTCCAGCATCTCGCCTTCGGACTCCTGCTGTACGCCTTCCTCCCCCGGCTCTGA
- a CDS encoding FlaD/FlaE family flagellar protein, with protein sequence MSDSQPYLETLERSAGRTDATIQWARFLGETFGTTGALNCLRYYEDLGWISPLVREQMTSYLRGLSLGEIHNKRYDEPTTLEYPLESLSGTLFSAHAQSLEYIAMIRGDDLEEHVMIARMAERRVERRIDDEDGEDDADEPNEMVSIIRDGPSSH encoded by the coding sequence ATGTCAGACTCACAGCCCTACCTCGAGACGCTCGAACGATCGGCCGGGCGAACCGACGCCACCATCCAGTGGGCGCGCTTTCTCGGCGAGACCTTCGGGACGACGGGCGCGCTGAACTGCCTGCGCTACTACGAGGACCTGGGCTGGATCAGCCCGCTCGTCCGCGAGCAGATGACCTCCTACCTGCGCGGGCTCTCGCTCGGCGAGATTCACAACAAACGCTACGACGAACCGACGACGCTGGAGTACCCCCTCGAGTCCCTGAGCGGGACGCTCTTTAGCGCACACGCCCAGAGCCTCGAGTACATCGCGATGATTCGGGGCGACGACCTCGAGGAACACGTAATGATCGCGCGGATGGCCGAACGGCGAGTCGAACGACGGATCGACGACGAGGACGGCGAGGACGACGCCGACGAACCGAACGAGATGGTCAGTATCATCCGCGACGGCCCGTCATCTCATTGA
- the flaJ gene encoding archaellar assembly protein FlaJ, producing the protein MSTDSQSAPDMSARSVLESLNMAYANMEMSASRYLLLVIAPAFVFFLGSGVAVLALGLSLMIGLPVVLLGLLAMVVAIIYPKLAQDRKRKQVRQRFHLFLTHITVLSMTNINRVEIFRTLAEEDEYDALAEEMGHLVAMVDTWNQSLDDACRLRAKQTTSPLLTDFLERLAYTVGGGQQISEFLMDEQDTIIQQFVTRYEADLAKLDVMKELYMSMMLSVAFILVFAIVLPILIGTNPTVLIGGTIVMFSIVQVAFVYAIHVVSPYDPIWYIEETEGTGPLTRIPRALAIGIGCSVVLALVMVLAALGIVPVIADRVPLPLMAAIPVTPLLLPGWRMRQEEQKVKVRDGEFPSFIRALGAVESVKQTSTGSVLESLRRKDFGALTDNVDALYKRLNMRIDDIRSWRLFAAETGSYLIQKFGDMYVIGRQMGGDPQVLGQVISENQNEVLKVREQRQQATMTLIGVLYGITAAAVFSFFVGLEVVEIMMNITSEMNLEEQSDVAGNLLSTEQYNIQTIEYLLILTILINAALSAVMIRITDRGHMISALVHFVIMTWLGAVIAVITQYVVNVVISV; encoded by the coding sequence ATGTCGACCGACTCCCAGTCCGCGCCCGATATGAGCGCTCGATCGGTCCTCGAGTCGCTCAACATGGCGTACGCGAACATGGAGATGTCCGCCTCGCGGTATCTCCTGTTGGTCATCGCGCCCGCGTTCGTGTTCTTCCTCGGATCGGGAGTGGCAGTCCTCGCGCTCGGGCTCTCGCTGATGATCGGGCTCCCGGTCGTCCTGTTGGGGCTATTGGCGATGGTCGTCGCGATCATCTACCCCAAGCTGGCCCAAGACCGCAAGCGAAAGCAGGTCCGCCAGCGCTTTCACCTCTTCCTGACCCACATCACGGTCCTCTCGATGACGAACATCAACCGCGTCGAGATCTTCCGGACCCTCGCGGAGGAAGACGAGTACGACGCCCTCGCCGAGGAGATGGGGCATCTCGTCGCGATGGTCGACACGTGGAATCAGAGCTTAGACGACGCCTGCCGGCTGCGCGCCAAACAGACCACGAGCCCGCTCTTAACCGACTTCTTGGAGCGGCTCGCGTACACCGTCGGCGGCGGCCAGCAGATCAGCGAGTTCCTGATGGACGAACAGGATACGATCATCCAGCAGTTCGTCACCCGCTACGAGGCCGATCTGGCGAAACTCGACGTGATGAAGGAGCTGTACATGTCGATGATGCTGTCGGTGGCGTTTATCCTCGTGTTTGCCATCGTCCTGCCGATCCTGATCGGGACCAATCCGACGGTGCTGATCGGCGGTACCATCGTCATGTTCTCGATCGTGCAGGTGGCGTTCGTCTACGCGATCCACGTCGTCTCGCCGTACGATCCCATCTGGTACATCGAGGAGACCGAGGGGACCGGCCCGCTGACCCGGATCCCGCGGGCGCTCGCGATCGGGATCGGGTGCAGCGTCGTCCTCGCGCTCGTCATGGTCCTCGCCGCGCTCGGGATCGTTCCCGTCATCGCCGATCGCGTCCCGCTCCCGCTCATGGCCGCGATTCCCGTCACGCCGCTGTTGCTTCCCGGCTGGCGGATGCGCCAAGAGGAACAGAAGGTCAAGGTCCGCGACGGGGAGTTCCCCAGTTTCATCCGCGCACTCGGGGCCGTCGAGAGCGTCAAACAGACCTCGACCGGCAGCGTCTTGGAGAGCCTGCGGCGCAAGGACTTCGGGGCCCTGACCGATAACGTCGACGCGCTCTACAAGCGTCTGAACATGCGGATCGACGACATCCGCTCGTGGCGGCTGTTCGCCGCCGAAACCGGCTCTTACCTCATCCAGAAGTTCGGCGACATGTACGTCATCGGTCGCCAGATGGGCGGCGACCCGCAGGTGCTCGGACAGGTCATCAGCGAGAACCAGAACGAGGTACTCAAAGTCCGCGAGCAACGCCAGCAGGCGACGATGACGCTGATCGGGGTGCTCTACGGCATCACGGCCGCCGCCGTCTTCTCGTTTTTCGTCGGCCTCGAGGTCGTCGAGATCATGATGAACATCACGAGCGAGATGAACTTGGAGGAACAGAGCGACGTCGCCGGGAACCTGCTCAGTACCGAACAGTATAACATTCAGACTATCGAGTACCTGCTGATCCTAACGATCCTCATCAACGCCGCGCTCTCGGCGGTCATGATCCGCATCACCGACCGCGGCCACATGATCAGCGCCCTGGTCCACTTCGTCATCATGACGTGGCTCGGTGCGGTGATCGCCGTCATCACGCAGTACGTCGTCAACGTCGTCATCAGCGTCTGA
- a CDS encoding type II/IV secretion system ATPase subunit, which yields MSDFGTARLESKLDALADDYPHLREHLEWFYEEYGEYPKLIDEPSGEWESDRPNVIYEAEAPIFCHVHGDLGIDTTYYCVEPTLEDEDKALYNRIRQKILDKSVTRPAPGNDEEFEEHLDELLDEVVEVTSGITGQSIGRLKSFGTSKIALSSDQFTRLRYQLQRDIVGLGPLEPVMVDTANEDIHVIGPKQCYLDHGTYGMISATVDFGTPEEFEQWLRNMGERMNHPVSDSDPVIDATLPDGSRINIIYSDDVSVQGPSLTIRQGEEIPLSVFQITKWGTLSPELAAYLWLCLENEQTVFVVGETASGKTTTLNAALSFIPRDAKIYTAEDTAEVIPPHNTWQQLLTREGSGDESADVDMFDLVAAALRSRPDYIVVGEVRGAEGQMAFQAAQTGHPVMLTFHASDIVSMIQRFTGAPINVPETFMDNCDVALFQNRVKQGDDVLRRVTSVQEIEGYSDYEGGVVTRQAFKWDPRDDEVAFTGRNNSFVLEEQIATLLGYEDTRKIYDELDRRAEIIRQLIDADVLGYHEVNDAIADFQRDGLEGLPIRISGIDQFA from the coding sequence ATGTCCGACTTCGGCACCGCTCGACTCGAGAGCAAACTCGACGCGCTGGCCGACGACTACCCGCATCTCAGGGAGCACCTCGAGTGGTTCTACGAGGAGTACGGCGAGTACCCGAAGCTCATCGACGAGCCAAGCGGCGAGTGGGAGTCGGATCGACCCAACGTCATCTACGAGGCCGAGGCACCGATCTTCTGCCACGTCCACGGCGATCTGGGAATCGACACCACCTACTACTGCGTCGAGCCGACCCTCGAGGACGAGGACAAGGCGCTGTACAACCGCATCCGCCAGAAAATCCTCGACAAGAGCGTCACCCGGCCGGCACCGGGCAACGACGAGGAGTTCGAGGAGCATCTGGACGAACTCCTAGACGAGGTCGTCGAAGTGACCTCGGGAATCACCGGGCAGTCGATCGGCCGGCTCAAGTCGTTCGGGACGAGCAAGATCGCGCTCTCGAGCGACCAGTTCACCCGGTTGCGATACCAGCTCCAGCGCGACATCGTCGGCCTCGGCCCGCTGGAACCGGTAATGGTCGATACGGCCAACGAGGACATCCACGTGATCGGGCCCAAACAGTGTTACCTCGATCACGGCACCTACGGGATGATCTCGGCGACGGTCGACTTCGGGACGCCCGAGGAGTTCGAGCAGTGGCTGCGCAACATGGGCGAGCGGATGAACCACCCCGTCAGCGACTCCGATCCGGTCATCGACGCGACCCTGCCCGACGGCTCGCGTATCAACATCATCTACTCCGACGACGTCTCGGTGCAGGGGCCCTCGCTGACCATCCGACAGGGCGAGGAGATCCCGCTGTCGGTCTTCCAGATCACGAAGTGGGGGACCCTGAGTCCGGAGCTCGCGGCCTACCTCTGGCTCTGTCTCGAGAACGAACAGACCGTCTTCGTCGTCGGCGAGACGGCATCCGGAAAGACCACGACGCTGAACGCCGCGCTGTCGTTCATCCCGCGGGACGCGAAGATCTACACGGCAGAAGACACCGCGGAGGTCATTCCGCCCCACAACACGTGGCAGCAACTGCTCACCCGCGAGGGGTCGGGCGACGAGTCGGCCGACGTGGACATGTTCGATCTGGTCGCGGCCGCGCTCCGATCCCGTCCCGACTACATCGTCGTGGGTGAGGTCCGCGGAGCGGAGGGGCAGATGGCGTTTCAGGCGGCCCAGACCGGCCACCCGGTCATGCTGACCTTCCACGCCAGCGACATCGTCTCGATGATCCAGCGCTTTACCGGGGCCCCGATCAACGTCCCCGAGACGTTCATGGACAACTGCGACGTCGCGCTGTTCCAGAACCGGGTCAAACAGGGCGACGACGTCCTCCGTCGGGTGACCTCGGTCCAGGAGATCGAGGGCTACTCCGACTACGAGGGCGGGGTCGTCACCCGACAGGCGTTCAAGTGGGACCCCCGCGACGACGAGGTCGCCTTCACCGGCCGCAACAACTCCTTCGTCCTCGAGGAACAGATCGCGACGCTGCTGGGCTACGAGGACACCCGGAAAATCTACGACGAACTCGACCGCCGGGCGGAGATCATCCGCCAACTCATCGACGCCGACGTACTCGGCTACCACGAGGTCAACGACGCGATCGCCGACTTCCAGCGCGACGGCCTCGAGGGGCTTCCCATCCGGATCAGCGGCATCGATCAGTTCGCCTGA
- a CDS encoding ATPase domain-containing protein, producing the protein MTAYHSIGLTDRDRVNNAIGGGIPAGSIVLIEGQDGAGKSALSQRFSYGMATEDAYVTYVSTELKSWEFVQQMNSLSYDVVDLLLDEQLLFLHANVDTRNEGQERQLLGRLAGAETLWKADVVFVDTLSSLLRNDPNYEAVINEGDEDHVIQRLVTFLRQVTMRDKSVVLTVDPTSVRDDALRPLRNVADIYLEIETNTVGQEIRRKVLVRRFQNMKNPVDDSIGFSVQQGRGLSIVSRTVA; encoded by the coding sequence ATGACAGCGTATCACTCCATCGGACTGACCGATCGCGACCGCGTGAACAACGCCATCGGCGGCGGAATCCCAGCAGGGAGTATCGTCCTCATCGAAGGCCAAGACGGCGCGGGCAAGAGCGCGCTCTCCCAGCGCTTTTCCTACGGGATGGCGACCGAGGACGCCTACGTCACGTACGTCTCGACGGAGCTGAAATCGTGGGAGTTCGTCCAGCAGATGAATTCGTTATCCTACGACGTGGTCGACCTGCTGTTGGACGAGCAGTTGCTATTCTTGCACGCGAACGTCGACACCCGCAACGAAGGGCAGGAACGACAACTGCTGGGTCGGCTCGCGGGCGCGGAGACGCTCTGGAAGGCAGACGTCGTCTTCGTGGACACGCTGTCGTCGCTCCTGCGGAACGATCCGAACTACGAGGCGGTCATCAACGAGGGCGACGAGGACCACGTCATCCAGCGGCTCGTCACGTTCCTGCGGCAGGTGACCATGCGGGACAAGTCCGTCGTGCTGACCGTCGATCCGACGAGCGTCCGCGATGACGCGTTGCGACCGCTGCGAAACGTCGCCGACATCTACCTCGAGATCGAGACGAACACGGTCGGACAGGAGATCAGACGGAAGGTCCTGGTCCGGCGGTTCCAGAACATGAAGAACCCGGTCGACGATTCCATCGGCTTCAGCGTCCAGCAGGGCCGCGGGCTCTCGATCGTCAGCAGGACGGTGGCCTAG
- a CDS encoding flagellar protein G has translation MAGDSVSTLILFIAAMLVAAGVAGTLVTNVNELSNSVDTQSADVTDKIDTDIEIISDPGSDAVYNSDGAENVTLLVKNTGQKTLADDGTGLDVLVNGSYISDEAMTVTVQDDGGPWRRGTVAELEIDQSLATGAEHRVQVTVNGAEEVFEFYVS, from the coding sequence ATGGCGGGCGATTCCGTCTCGACGCTGATCCTGTTCATCGCCGCGATGTTGGTCGCGGCCGGCGTCGCCGGGACGCTGGTGACCAACGTCAACGAACTCAGCAACTCGGTCGATACCCAGAGTGCCGACGTGACGGACAAGATCGATACCGACATCGAGATCATCAGCGATCCGGGGAGCGATGCGGTGTACAACTCGGACGGCGCGGAGAACGTCACGCTCCTCGTGAAAAACACCGGCCAGAAGACCCTTGCCGACGACGGAACCGGTCTCGACGTGCTGGTCAACGGCTCGTACATCTCGGACGAGGCGATGACGGTCACGGTGCAAGACGACGGCGGGCCGTGGCGACGGGGCACAGTCGCCGAACTCGAGATCGACCAGTCGCTCGCGACGGGCGCGGAACACCGGGTGCAGGTGACCGTCAACGGTGCGGAAGAGGTGTTCGAATTCTACGTCTCATGA
- a CDS encoding flagellin, translating to MGFSTSGATAIIVVGVLVAAGIAYPVFQTAHENRSTAIDDRDDRRLEMRNTAIQIDSQGYNQSGNEEFIMHVNNTGSTTLSVAETDLLIDGDYQSRSTYETSVDGVADRELWQPGETLNVTVSTDPNRVKLVTEHGIAETVVR from the coding sequence GTGGGATTCAGTACCAGCGGGGCGACGGCGATCATCGTCGTGGGCGTCCTCGTCGCCGCGGGGATCGCCTACCCGGTGTTCCAGACGGCCCACGAAAATCGGTCAACGGCGATCGACGACCGCGACGATCGACGCCTCGAGATGCGAAACACGGCGATCCAGATCGACTCGCAGGGCTACAACCAGAGCGGGAACGAGGAGTTCATCATGCACGTGAATAACACCGGCTCGACGACGCTTTCGGTCGCCGAGACGGATCTCTTGATCGACGGCGATTATCAAAGCCGGAGCACCTACGAGACGAGCGTCGATGGAGTCGCCGACCGCGAACTGTGGCAGCCCGGAGAGACACTGAACGTCACGGTCTCGACCGACCCGAACAGGGTAAAGCTCGTGACCGAACACGGAATCGCCGAGACGGTGGTGCGGTAA
- a CDS encoding FlaD/FlaE family flagellar protein — MEFGLDSLRDFIEDFLSDSGGRRGREREQQRQQQDDPFEETAADAQTRESTDGADSDERVESEPDSGGSGGGGGGLFGRGASSTDEEELDDLYYRLDELEEQLEDKSSELGTVQDSQQQVADRVEEMNDTVRQLLGVYDMLTDDVNPFTGAGEERNGFGVFGEDESPPEEPTRSGVGVADGGTKSAEETVSFDDLKDVIEDAAAQSDGDGSGETIAFDEDSDADDTTVEVQATESVDESDADDADEDDGNDEGGSDVTLETLADTYATDIIVLEWLTELVRTAGPAATLRAISYYSEIGWIDEEVRDHLEAMLSGPDLDIHVDPGTTPDELTAEDHADSYTYIMKLQEIHKTKREIEPDAETGT; from the coding sequence ATGGAGTTCGGACTCGATTCCCTCCGCGACTTCATCGAAGACTTCCTCAGCGATAGCGGCGGCCGCCGCGGGCGCGAGCGCGAACAACAGCGCCAACAGCAGGACGACCCGTTCGAGGAGACGGCGGCCGACGCGCAGACAAGGGAGTCGACGGACGGGGCGGACAGTGACGAACGCGTCGAGTCCGAGCCCGATTCGGGCGGCAGCGGTGGCGGTGGCGGCGGACTGTTCGGCCGCGGCGCCTCGTCGACCGACGAGGAGGAACTCGACGATCTCTACTACCGGCTCGACGAACTCGAGGAGCAACTCGAGGACAAGAGTTCGGAGTTGGGCACGGTCCAGGACTCCCAGCAGCAGGTCGCGGATCGCGTCGAGGAGATGAACGACACGGTCCGCCAGCTGCTCGGGGTCTACGACATGTTGACCGACGACGTGAACCCGTTTACGGGAGCCGGCGAGGAACGGAACGGATTCGGCGTCTTCGGCGAAGACGAGTCGCCGCCCGAGGAGCCGACCCGGAGCGGCGTCGGCGTCGCGGACGGCGGTACGAAGAGCGCGGAGGAGACGGTGTCCTTCGACGACCTCAAAGACGTCATCGAGGACGCGGCGGCCCAGTCCGACGGTGACGGCAGTGGTGAGACGATCGCGTTCGACGAGGACAGCGACGCCGACGACACCACCGTCGAAGTGCAAGCCACCGAGAGCGTCGACGAGTCGGACGCGGACGACGCGGACGAAGACGATGGGAACGACGAGGGTGGCTCCGACGTCACCCTCGAGACGCTCGCGGACACGTACGCGACAGATATCATCGTCCTCGAGTGGCTGACCGAACTGGTCCGGACGGCCGGCCCGGCCGCGACGCTGCGTGCGATTTCGTACTACAGCGAGATCGGCTGGATCGACGAGGAGGTCAGGGACCACCTCGAGGCGATGCTCAGCGGTCCGGACCTCGACATTCACGTCGATCCGGGGACGACGCCGGACGAACTGACCGCCGAGGATCACGCCGACAGCTACACGTACATCATGAAGCTCCAGGAGATCCACAAGACCAAACGGGAGATCGAACCGGACGCCGAGACGGGGACGTAG